In Candidatus Aegiribacteria sp., a genomic segment contains:
- a CDS encoding NAD-binding protein: MKRKKADSLFKKMFIFFEKHEFIRILAAVFVIWLFGASILLFTEGRSNPEFDTLYKSFWNIAVYLFSGLDSGVPVTIAGRIITTVILVLSAGVVAVFTAAIASFLIEKRLRGKMKIPSYELRDHIIICNWNEMGIPLIEQLHADIVHNKRPVVIISENHEAADFPDEDDNAVFENVYLIKGEPTLEAVLKRANIQNVFSVIILADRDQKELADAKSILICLNIRRTCEKLDSERDIHICAQGVDLTNVDHLEQAGAEEIVCSEDFGMRLLAQSALSHNLSNVYRRLLTISGDSNEIYQIPIPDEFIGKSFSDLGQHIYRTRSADNPLLLLGINSSGDIRINPRRDSGSILKENDLAIVVAWEEPELK, encoded by the coding sequence TTGAAACGAAAGAAAGCAGACAGCCTCTTCAAGAAGATGTTCATATTCTTCGAGAAGCATGAGTTCATCAGAATACTCGCGGCTGTATTTGTAATCTGGCTTTTCGGAGCTTCCATTCTGCTTTTCACCGAGGGCAGATCAAACCCGGAGTTTGATACTCTTTACAAGTCGTTCTGGAATATTGCCGTCTATCTTTTCAGCGGACTGGACAGTGGAGTCCCGGTTACGATTGCAGGCCGGATAATCACAACTGTCATCCTGGTATTGAGCGCGGGTGTTGTAGCTGTCTTCACGGCGGCCATAGCATCCTTCCTGATTGAAAAACGATTGAGAGGGAAAATGAAGATACCATCGTACGAACTCAGAGATCATATCATCATATGTAACTGGAATGAAATGGGAATACCACTCATTGAGCAGCTTCATGCTGACATCGTTCACAACAAGCGCCCTGTCGTTATCATCAGCGAAAACCACGAAGCAGCTGATTTCCCTGACGAGGATGATAATGCGGTTTTCGAGAATGTCTATCTAATTAAAGGAGAACCAACTCTGGAAGCGGTTCTTAAGAGAGCAAATATTCAGAATGTGTTTTCGGTTATCATACTTGCTGACCGTGATCAGAAAGAGCTTGCTGACGCCAAATCCATCCTGATATGTCTGAACATCAGAAGAACCTGCGAAAAGCTGGACTCGGAACGAGATATTCATATATGTGCTCAGGGAGTGGATCTTACAAACGTGGATCATCTCGAACAAGCCGGTGCGGAAGAAATCGTCTGTTCGGAAGATTTCGGAATGAGACTCCTCGCTCAATCCGCCCTCTCTCATAACCTCAGCAATGTATACCGGAGATTGTTGACAATATCGGGAGATTCCAACGAAATATATCAGATTCCCATCCCTGATGAGTTCATCGGAAAGAGCTTCTCTGATCTTGGTCAGCATATATACAGAACCAGGTCGGCAGATAATCCTCTTCTTCTCCTGGGAATAAACTCATCAGGCGATATCCGTATCAATCCCAGACGCGATAGCGGAAGCATCCTTAAAGAAAACGACCTGGCAATCGTGGTTGCCTGGGAGGAACCCGAACTCAAGTAA
- a CDS encoding glycosyltransferase family 39 protein produces MFRISAERTRKNESRILLVLFILALVLRLIVILHNPIPAGDGIASNLEIAENLRYGYGFSTMRKWTLFDQSIDPIRPESNRQPIMSLLILLLFTTTGPGFLPAQMLSLLIGLVCLAMCWFWTRKIFGVIPALMSTLVLAIHPLFVYYSTQPDSLLLFTALFFTILLAADREKITFRQVVLLGALSALAYLVRTQGMLLAFSMCIWILIRGGSRKFLKVLMFLLVFLLACMPWFIRNSEKFGSMTYSQNGLFLLNENHWAAWEVRESAPGPMDMIRFQGPAAVMIYTAKGFLRIFEPITTGTLHRGEIYAQPPLIGFAILALLALKNRKLRKKMLLPLIAALPVMAVLVLHEHSGRYLSFLNVIVIALGCAGLVRLLQIAGKRTAAVAGILLIVPFALPLGSLVIADSSEKAAEAEEVADWIIENSSSDDWVVTFPNVELFIWKYRRPTLSMPNDYEMLLWPCLEEHDVRYVVIDRDISYLRPRLSTRWRRSPDGSEWEIVDPPDFLEEVYRTRSGFTIVYEMIGEVPDGFMYVDNLPRDNLRALAPGGAN; encoded by the coding sequence ATGTTTAGAATATCCGCTGAAAGAACCAGGAAAAACGAATCCAGAATTTTACTTGTGCTGTTCATACTGGCTCTGGTTCTGCGACTCATAGTTATCCTTCATAATCCGATCCCGGCAGGGGATGGTATAGCATCCAATCTTGAGATCGCTGAAAATCTCAGATATGGTTACGGTTTCTCAACCATGAGAAAATGGACGCTGTTCGATCAGTCAATCGATCCGATCAGGCCTGAATCCAACAGACAGCCAATCATGTCCCTGCTCATTTTATTACTTTTCACGACTACCGGACCCGGATTTCTCCCCGCACAGATGCTGTCACTGTTAATCGGACTTGTATGTCTTGCGATGTGCTGGTTCTGGACAAGAAAGATTTTCGGTGTAATTCCAGCACTGATGTCAACGCTTGTTCTGGCCATCCATCCGTTATTTGTCTACTATTCAACACAGCCTGACAGCCTTCTTTTATTCACTGCATTGTTCTTTACAATCCTGCTGGCTGCGGACAGGGAGAAAATCACCTTCAGACAGGTAGTTCTTCTGGGTGCTCTATCCGCCCTGGCGTATCTTGTGCGGACTCAGGGTATGCTCCTTGCCTTTTCAATGTGTATCTGGATTCTAATCAGGGGCGGCAGCCGGAAGTTCCTGAAAGTTCTGATGTTCCTGCTTGTATTCCTGCTTGCATGCATGCCCTGGTTTATAAGGAACTCGGAGAAGTTCGGCTCGATGACTTACTCACAGAATGGGCTGTTTCTTCTCAACGAGAATCACTGGGCTGCATGGGAAGTCCGGGAAAGCGCGCCGGGACCCATGGATATGATCAGATTTCAGGGACCTGCTGCCGTAATGATATATACAGCAAAAGGATTTCTGAGAATATTTGAACCCATTACGACCGGCACATTACACAGGGGTGAAATCTACGCGCAGCCGCCTCTCATCGGCTTCGCGATACTCGCATTGCTTGCTTTGAAGAATCGGAAGCTTCGAAAAAAGATGCTGCTCCCTTTGATAGCAGCTCTTCCGGTCATGGCTGTTCTTGTATTGCATGAGCATAGCGGAAGGTATCTTTCCTTTTTGAATGTAATTGTCATTGCTCTGGGATGTGCGGGGCTGGTCAGACTGCTTCAGATAGCAGGTAAACGAACTGCGGCTGTTGCAGGTATTCTTCTTATTGTTCCATTTGCCTTACCACTTGGTTCTCTAGTGATTGCGGATTCATCAGAGAAAGCAGCCGAAGCTGAAGAAGTTGCTGATTGGATTATTGAAAACAGTTCTTCCGATGACTGGGTGGTTACATTTCCCAATGTGGAACTGTTCATATGGAAATACAGACGTCCTACACTGTCGATGCCAAACGATTATGAGATGCTTCTATGGCCCTGTCTCGAAGAGCATGACGTGCGATATGTTGTTATAGACAGAGATATCAGCTATTTAAGACCCAGGCTGTCAACAAGATGGAGAAGAAGTCCTGATGGCAGTGAATGGGAAATAGTAGATCCCCCTGATTTTCTTGAAGAGGTGTACAGAACACGCTCTGGCTTTACCATCGTCTACGAGATGATCGGTGAGGTTCCTGATGGATTCATGTATGTGGATAACCTCCCTCGCGACAATTTGCGCGCATTAGCGCCTGGTGGAGCGAACTGA
- a CDS encoding choloylglycine hydrolase family protein: protein MAGANVDSFQACTGIRLIAADKGVVYGRTNEWGAFDMHSRVAVIPRGYSFAGLTPDGLNGRKWKAKYGVVGIDADGKDYLSDGMNEKGLAIGLFYLPGFTCYPGYETNEADNSITAIDVTAFILAQFASIDEVRQGMSKVRVVPVVEEEIGIPVAAHWMVTGPDGESIVIEFIDGEMKIFDNPLGVVTNAPNFDWHMTNLRNYLSLSPVALPDRMIDDLDFAPLGAGSGMIGLPGDFTPPSRFVRAAAWTQTARLTETSAETVYEVFRILDNFNVPLGAAEGSDGHCITEGMRSSTQWTTAWDLSGRVLHYHTQHNRRVRALYLKDLDFSMLGKDILHLPLDRTKQQDIEDITPKL from the coding sequence ATGGCAGGCGCCAATGTGGATTCTTTCCAGGCCTGCACTGGAATCAGATTGATAGCAGCTGACAAAGGAGTTGTTTACGGACGTACAAATGAATGGGGAGCATTCGATATGCATTCCCGCGTTGCTGTTATTCCTCGCGGATATTCTTTCGCGGGTTTAACCCCGGATGGGTTGAACGGCAGAAAATGGAAAGCAAAATATGGTGTTGTCGGGATCGATGCTGATGGAAAAGATTATCTCAGTGACGGTATGAACGAGAAGGGTCTGGCGATTGGTTTATTCTATCTCCCTGGATTTACCTGTTACCCCGGCTACGAAACGAACGAAGCAGATAATTCCATTACAGCAATCGATGTTACAGCGTTTATCCTTGCCCAGTTTGCTTCTATAGATGAGGTCCGCCAGGGTATGAGCAAAGTCAGGGTTGTTCCTGTAGTGGAAGAAGAAATAGGGATTCCTGTTGCTGCTCACTGGATGGTGACAGGTCCGGATGGAGAATCAATTGTCATTGAATTCATCGATGGTGAGATGAAAATTTTCGATAATCCTCTAGGGGTTGTTACAAATGCGCCAAATTTCGACTGGCATATGACTAATTTGCGGAATTATCTGAGTCTTTCACCTGTTGCTCTGCCTGACAGAATGATTGATGACCTTGATTTCGCACCACTGGGTGCCGGAAGCGGTATGATTGGATTACCTGGTGACTTCACGCCACCTTCACGCTTCGTACGTGCTGCAGCATGGACTCAGACCGCACGCCTTACAGAAACATCTGCTGAAACTGTTTATGAAGTATTCAGAATTCTGGATAACTTCAATGTACCTCTTGGCGCAGCTGAAGGCTCTGATGGTCACTGCATTACAGAAGGCATGCGCAGTTCTACTCAATGGACTACTGCATGGGATCTTTCCGGGCGGGTGCTTCATTATCACACTCAGCATAATCGGCGTGTTCGAGCTCTGTATTTGAAAGACCTGGATTTTTCAATGCTCGGTAAGGATATTCTTCATCTGCCTCTCGACAGGACTAAACAACAAGATATCGAAGATATAACACCGAAACTGTAG
- a CDS encoding ATP-binding protein: MRLDFLNRHSELKRLEKAFSGKKSSFVCLYGRRRCGKTRLLRESLKVITHVYYSGAKRERSMQLSLLAREISRLLPGFDRVEYPGWDELLQRWFKDSPPGAVLVLDEFPWIVEQAPELPGILQEHIDRDYDSTRHFAICGSSQRMMMGLLLDASAPLYGRATELIRLAPMGIEYLVDALNTSTPRQSLENWAVWGGIPRYWEIASDFDDLWEAVSETVLDPLGVFHREPERLLLDDMRDIVQPLSILSLIGRGSHRISEIAGRLGKQATSISRPISRLQELNYVERRIPFGQSPLKSKLSYYNLKDSFLRFWFRFVEPEMSLLESGGKDLVMKSIRISWDQFLGYVWEDLARISLPRIIIDNRRWGPASGWWSGRRERGIELDVVSANPENERELLIGEVKLRVSGKDIEPLLGNLRNKVNHTPFASGAETIRYRLFVLDNDISHPEVISGEQIITACAGSDN; this comes from the coding sequence ATGAGGTTGGATTTTCTGAATAGACATAGTGAATTGAAAAGACTTGAAAAAGCTTTCAGCGGAAAGAAGTCTTCTTTTGTCTGTCTTTACGGCAGGAGAAGATGTGGTAAAACACGTCTGTTGAGGGAATCTCTTAAAGTAATCACGCATGTCTACTATTCCGGTGCAAAGCGTGAGCGAAGTATGCAGCTCTCCTTACTGGCAAGGGAAATCTCAAGGCTTCTACCAGGATTCGACAGAGTGGAATATCCGGGATGGGACGAACTGCTCCAGCGATGGTTCAAAGATTCTCCTCCGGGTGCGGTTCTTGTGCTTGATGAGTTTCCATGGATTGTCGAACAGGCACCAGAATTGCCCGGAATACTTCAGGAGCACATTGATCGTGATTATGATAGTACAAGGCATTTTGCCATATGCGGCTCATCTCAGAGAATGATGATGGGTCTGTTGCTTGATGCATCCGCACCACTTTACGGTAGAGCTACTGAGCTTATCAGACTCGCTCCGATGGGAATAGAATATCTTGTTGATGCACTGAACACATCTACTCCACGCCAATCCCTCGAAAACTGGGCAGTCTGGGGGGGAATACCAAGATACTGGGAGATAGCGTCAGACTTCGATGATCTATGGGAAGCAGTATCAGAAACAGTTCTCGATCCACTTGGAGTATTTCACAGAGAACCTGAGAGGCTTCTTTTAGATGATATGAGAGATATAGTGCAACCGTTATCCATATTGTCCCTGATTGGAAGAGGTTCACACAGAATATCAGAAATAGCAGGGAGACTTGGCAAGCAGGCCACATCAATTTCAAGACCAATTTCAAGGCTTCAGGAACTGAATTATGTTGAACGTCGCATACCCTTCGGGCAGTCACCTCTTAAATCGAAGCTGAGCTATTACAACCTTAAGGATTCCTTTCTCCGTTTCTGGTTCCGATTCGTCGAACCGGAAATGTCCCTGCTCGAATCTGGCGGTAAAGATCTTGTGATGAAGTCTATAAGAATCTCCTGGGATCAGTTCCTCGGGTATGTGTGGGAGGATCTGGCACGAATCAGTCTGCCGCGGATAATAATCGATAATCGGCGATGGGGACCCGCTTCAGGCTGGTGGTCCGGAAGGAGAGAGCGTGGAATAGAACTGGATGTAGTATCAGCAAATCCTGAGAATGAAAGGGAGCTTCTGATTGGCGAAGTGAAACTCCGGGTATCCGGGAAAGATATTGAACCCCTGCTCGGAAACCTTCGAAATAAAGTGAACCACACGCCCTTTGCTTCAGGTGCGGAAACCATAAGATACCGGTTGTTTGTACTTGATAATGATATCAGCCACCCTGAAGTCATTTCAGGAGAACAAATTATAACAGCATGTGCGGGCTCAGATAACTGA